The genomic stretch GAATATGGCCGATAGGGTGTTTTGCGTAAATGAAACCAAAAAAATTTAGGATAGTGGAGATGATTATCTTTCGAAAATATACAGATTGATATGCACTGTAACTAAAGATGTGGGTGAAGTAACATTGAGATTATCGTAATATTGTCGAATATTAAGGATATTTGTAACAATCCCTTCCATCTACATGGTTTTACTATTCTTCTTATGATTTAAATTCGTTTTATATGCTATTTAATTTCATTTACTCGAAAAAGAATTATGTAGTTAAAGGCAAAGTAACTGGTACGGATATGAGCTGAAGCCGGTTGTGCGAAATAAACTAAAGTGCAAAAATCATACTTCTGTTCTTCTATTACTGAGACTCACTCTGTAAATTAAAGTGAAGGAGACAGAAAAAAAGTCAAGAAATATAAGAGCTTGAAGCCTTTTTCCTTTCAGTAATTCTCTCACAGGCTCAAGTTCCATTTTTGTAACTCTTCTAAGTTCTATGCAATGCTTGTTCTCCAATAAGTGTCATGACGAAGGGACCTGTATCGATATGTGGAGCAAACATTAAAAACCGATGAGAGATTAATTAGAAGGTTAGAACATACATAGCCAACATTCAAACTTAAGCCagattaacaataattatcgGTTTAATGCTTAAGGTATAGAAAGAATAACCGAGATTGCTTGAATGTACCATTCGCGTTCAGCAGAGTCGTCAATATAATCAGAAATCTGTTGATCAAGAAAGACAAGACTTTCAGAATAAGCACTAAACCTAGTCGAAAAACTTGAACGATGACCAAGTTCCTTAATATGACCAGTCCTTGGATCATAGTAGACAAGCTCATCACTATGTTTCTTGGTAAACCCGAGTAACTCGCCATTCTTACCCAAATACTGCACTGGGCCTGTATGAGAAATACCAGGTAATGGTCTAACATCCAAGATTTTGAACCATGAACTCGCATTGTTGTATTCTCGTTGCACCCAGATTTGACATCGATCTGAAATATCCGTTCCCTGGCGGTGGACTGCATTGTAAAGCGACACTGATAACATACCTTGATACTCAAAGACACCGAAATCGCTGTCATTTTTACTTTCCCCCATGTTTATAATGGTTTCAGGCAACTCCATCATGTCGAACTTCTCTTCTGTGACATTAAACCGGAGCAATGTCTTGGCACGTAAAGGCCTGTTTTCAGCGTCCCAAGTAAACCAGTGAATTACCCCATTGACAAAACAATTTGCGAAAGTAAGATGAGTTATGGAATTCTGAACTAAATAATCAGCGCAAATAATTCTCCGTGTTCGCTCCTGAACTGAGAAGACCTCAACCACTGGAGTTTCTTTTTTTGAATAATAAATTCTGACCACCCGATGATCACTCTTTCGACAATCATAGCCGAACCCCAGCACAGATATTCTGTCCCTAAGTGAGGCCATGGCCATGGGAAGTTTAATGCATTTTTCAAGTATGGGATTCCATATAAGGATGCGACTAGAGGTACGAATATATGCATCGTCAGAGATGCACAACAAACCATTGACGGAGCCTAAAAGTTGGAAGTAAGGCCACTCGCAAACCGCAACAGGGAAAGTCGAAGAGTGGACGGTACTATTTCCATCCATTAACTGAGCTGAATCACGGAACAGAACACACTGCTCGTAACACGGGTTTTCCGATTTCTTTTTGTAGAGAATTAAGGAATTGGCGTTGTTTTGGGTGTAATGCTTAAGGTGTGCAGCCATAAAAGACGAGGAAATAATGAGAGAATGCCATGATTTGCAAACACAGCGACATTTGCCTAAGGTTTTTACAGGAAGTTCCGTGAAGATTTTGAACCATATGTCTTCAGAGATGCATGGATTTACATctgacatttttgttttgttggTAGCACTGAAATGTTAAGACGTATTAAGAGACTAAGTGAGTATTTAAGATAGAAGATTAAAGATTTGGTGCATTAAACAAGAATGTACGTTGTCTCATCGTTTAAAGTGCAGGGCGTTGTGGTTTCAATGGTTGTGGAGTAACTTCATATCAACATTTCCAAGGACTCTGAAAACGTTTCAATACTTCTATGTGTGAGGGTGGTTGAAATTGGACATGAACGGTTTTGATACAGGAATTAATTTCTACTGTCAAATCTTAGACCTGCCAAAGCTGACCCGATCCAAATAACCCAACCTGATAAGTAGGGGTGAGCAAATTTAGGTTCGGATcggaccatttggtctggaccaaacccggactgaattattttggtccggtcctcggtcctcaGTTTTTCAAGGTTTAGTCTTCGGTCAtgtccggtccaagaccggttaatttaggtccGGACCGAATGGACCAAATTTCCTGTTTTTAATGACGCAACATTAAAATATTATGAATCAAATTAATGTTTTATCTTCAAAAGACATTATAAAATAGTATTAtcaatgattttcataaaaagagtcgtctaattatttaaatgtattttatttagcggaattttaaaatgtaattatccTATACGAAACAGTGAAAAAACTAATTTTAGGTCTatttcggtccaagaccggactggaccaaatatttcgggtttggtccgttccaagaccgaaagttttaggtccggtcttcggtccacttaatttttattttcggtcttcggtccggCCCGGTTTGGTCCGGTTTTGGACCGATTCTCAGCCCTACACCCTACCGATAAGGCTGACCTGAAAACCGAAAAATGTGACCTGAACTTGACCCGATATATCCGAACGGACCCGACTCAAAATGATTATTTTAAGCAAAGTTATGACCCGAACCGGATGTCCCGACCCGATAATTATTGTCCTAAACGATCCATTTGTCAGGTCTACTTACAACTAaacctggcaaacgggtcaatcgggCCAAGTTCGGGTCTCTCATTTATTTCGGGTTAATtcaagtcgggtcgggtcatttcgggtttcgagtttgttggtcgggtctgttccaggtcaagcgggtcgggttgtttcgggtcgggtcattttcgggtcaatgaatatgAGAGAAAaggtcatttcaagtcttttcggttcaattagagttatgttttgtcgggtcattttcgggtttcgTGGTTTCAGGTTGGggcattttcgggtcgggtcaagaAACCTCGGGTCATTCTCGGGTCGGGTCTGGTCAATTTGGGTTTcaggtcacattcgggtgatttAGTTCGGCTCAATTTCGAGTCTCGAGTCAGCTTTTTCGGGTCGAGTCAaccgggtcgggttgcttttgccaagTCTACTTGCAACATACAAGTCCAACAACATAAATTCtggagtaaattatcaattacacccacgtcaaatgcacttttttacatttactcctacgtcaatttttttttaataatttacacccaagttaatagctcagtttataaattgcacccaatatcGGAATCCGACCACATTTCCGTCAAATTTCAAATTTGGGATAAAACATATTTTTAGGACGATTTTGCCCTCCTGCTTTCTTTATTGACTTTGTGCTTGTTTGATGGTTAACATCTCATTCATTCCCTTCCTTCTTCATCATTCTCTCTCATATTTCCCCTAATTTGATTTCCTTCATTGTGTTACTAATCCTCAAGGTAATTCATTCcccattgttttgtttttgttcaatgtgttcaattttattaatttgtaTTCAATAAATTTCGTTTCCATTTAATCTTGTCATGGTTCTTGATAATTAGGTTCTCTTTTGAATATTAGGGTTAGAAATTCATTTAAAATGTCAATTGAAAGTAGCTATGAAAGCACTCATCATAGTGGCATTGATGAGCAACCCACGAAATGTCTTTGTGATGTACCAGTTGCGATTTTGACGTCTTCGACTCAAGACAATCCAGGAAGACGATTTGAGAAGTGCAAGTTCTCTAACCCAACAACAGTGTTTGAGTACGTTATTGGTGTCATGCTGCTGGATTTTGTTAGCTTAGGCTCTATATGAATTGTATTATAATTGTTTTTTTAGCTAGGAGGCCAATGTCTCAAATGGTTGTACTGGGTGTAATGACTTTGATATGATATTTTAATACTACTAACATtccacaaaaaaaataaaagcagACGAAAAATTTTTGTAACATTACACACTGCAATTTTTGTAATGGCAATGGCAATTACACACTACAATTTTTGGCATTGCATTTGATTAGCAGACGGAAATGAAACGAATACTACACTTGGCATACTGAACTGATGAATCAGACAAAGATGGGTGAAAGAAATTTGTTGAATTACAACATATTGTTCAACAGTACAACTGTTAATTGAAACACTACTCTAGCATACATCACCGTACATTAGTGCAA from Silene latifolia isolate original U9 population chromosome 2, ASM4854445v1, whole genome shotgun sequence encodes the following:
- the LOC141637547 gene encoding F-box/kelch-repeat protein At3g23880-like, with the protein product MSDVNPCISEDIWFKIFTELPVKTLGKCRCVCKSWHSLIISSSFMAAHLKHYTQNNANSLILYKKKSENPCYEQCVLFRDSAQLMDGNSTVHSSTFPVAVCEWPYFQLLGSVNGLLCISDDAYIRTSSRILIWNPILEKCIKLPMAMASLRDRISVLGFGYDCRKSDHRVVRIYYSKKETPVVEVFSVQERTRRIICADYLVQNSITHLTFANCFVNGVIHWFTWDAENRPLRAKTLLRFNVTEEKFDMMELPETIINMGESKNDSDFGVFEYQGMLSVSLYNAVHRQGTDISDRCQIWVQREYNNASSWFKILDVRPLPGISHTGPVQYLGKNGELLGFTKKHSDELVYYDPRTGHIKELGHRSSFSTRFSAYSESLVFLDQQISDYIDDSAEREWYIQAISVILSIP